The proteins below come from a single Nitrospiraceae bacterium genomic window:
- a CDS encoding IPT/TIG domain-containing protein, with protein MRLTILLLIVMGSLAGFDNLWMTEAKAQSGHPSQMATTESPSVSSEETIKADPVCDPSRRPKITKIEPDEFQPGAKVTIIGEDFGQKKECLHSVTFGYENAKDFTLKGNERIEATAPDNLSTGIIFVNVETGGGSVRSAVLIKKKE; from the coding sequence ATGAGACTTACAATTCTACTCTTGATCGTGATGGGATCCCTTGCCGGATTCGACAACCTCTGGATGACCGAGGCAAAAGCCCAATCAGGCCATCCCTCCCAAATGGCCACCACCGAATCACCTTCGGTCTCAAGTGAGGAAACAATCAAGGCGGATCCGGTTTGCGACCCAAGCCGCCGGCCAAAAATTACAAAAATTGAGCCCGATGAGTTTCAACCAGGCGCTAAAGTGACCATCATTGGAGAAGATTTTGGGCAAAAAAAGGAATGTCTGCATTCGGTCACGTTCGGGTATGAAAATGCGAAGGATTTCACCCTCAAGGGGAATGAGAGAATAGAAGCAACGGCGCCTGACAACCTTTCCACAGGAATAATTTTTGTGAATGTCGAGACTGGTGGCGGTTCAGTACGGTCCGCAGTGCTCATCAAGAAAAAGGAATAA
- a CDS encoding cytochrome c — protein MKPLHSSVRAIIVSTIISLIPFLPALAMEEQVQPGKALFQQYCQDCHGPQRDGRGVLRPFLEQDPANLTSQMTQTKTDQQLFSIIKKGGGEMHGWADTFTDEQVLDLVHYIRALSP, from the coding sequence ATGAAACCTTTGCACTCATCTGTGAGAGCGATCATCGTCTCGACCATCATCAGCCTGATACCCTTCCTCCCGGCTTTAGCCATGGAAGAGCAGGTCCAACCCGGCAAAGCGCTCTTTCAACAATATTGTCAAGATTGCCATGGTCCTCAGAGAGATGGGAGAGGAGTCCTTCGTCCTTTCCTGGAACAGGATCCTGCCAATTTGACCTCGCAGATGACACAGACCAAAACCGACCAGCAACTCTTTTCCATAATCAAAAAAGGGGGAGGCGAAATGCATGGCTGGGCGGACACCTTCACCGATGAACAGGTCCTGGACCTGGTGCATTACATCCGTGCACTCTCACCGTAA
- a CDS encoding anion transporter, whose translation MNLSLLILLGVYLVIACRKIGGISVKIWHAMTAGAVLVLITGQISPLSALQAINLDVMVFLFGMFVVGEALILSGYLSSLAYGILHRVKSVDGVVLMILFGAGLASAVLMNDTLAIVGTPLVLRLAREHRIEPCLLLMTLAVAVTTGSLLSPIGNPQNLLIAIDGPVPSPFLTFLQALALPTLLNLVLTYLVLRVMWPKAFHASALVHSVVAVSDPALARLARLALFLIIGLIAVKIACVSLAVPLEFPLSFLAMAAALPLLVCSRRRLELLRQVDWSTLLFFAAMFVLMASVWQTGVFQEWTAHLQMDFTSLPSILGLSIILSQLISNVPLVALYLPLVSEAGGSLMGLLALAVGSTIAGNLMILAAASNVIIIQRAEQEGYTLSFRTFTWIGMPLTILQTLVYAAYLE comes from the coding sequence ATGAATCTTTCCCTGCTCATTCTGCTGGGTGTGTATCTGGTCATTGCATGCCGGAAAATCGGTGGCATCTCTGTAAAGATCTGGCACGCCATGACTGCCGGTGCCGTATTGGTTCTGATAACCGGCCAGATTTCCCCCCTTTCGGCCTTACAGGCCATCAATCTGGATGTGATGGTGTTTTTGTTCGGGATGTTTGTGGTTGGGGAGGCATTGATTCTTAGCGGCTACCTTTCCTCGCTTGCCTATGGGATTTTGCATCGGGTGAAATCAGTTGACGGGGTGGTCCTGATGATCCTATTCGGGGCAGGACTTGCTTCGGCGGTATTGATGAACGACACGTTGGCTATCGTCGGGACGCCTTTAGTCCTGCGGTTAGCCCGTGAACATCGCATCGAACCCTGCTTACTCCTGATGACGTTAGCCGTGGCCGTGACGACCGGGAGCCTGTTGAGCCCCATTGGGAACCCTCAAAATCTTTTGATTGCGATTGACGGGCCGGTTCCTTCTCCTTTTCTGACCTTTCTTCAGGCCCTGGCACTCCCCACTTTACTCAATCTGGTACTGACATATCTGGTCTTACGGGTCATGTGGCCGAAGGCGTTTCACGCCTCCGCTCTCGTGCATAGCGTCGTGGCCGTAAGCGATCCTGCTCTGGCACGGTTGGCCCGTCTGGCACTGTTTCTGATAATCGGCCTGATTGCGGTGAAAATTGCGTGTGTGTCTCTGGCTGTGCCGCTGGAGTTTCCGCTGAGCTTTCTGGCTATGGCTGCCGCGTTGCCGCTGCTGGTGTGTAGTCGACGGCGTCTGGAATTGCTGCGGCAGGTGGATTGGTCCACATTGCTCTTTTTTGCCGCCATGTTCGTCTTAATGGCGAGTGTCTGGCAGACGGGAGTTTTCCAGGAGTGGACCGCGCACCTGCAGATGGACTTCACCTCCCTGCCTTCCATTCTTGGTCTCAGTATCATTCTGAGCCAACTGATTTCGAATGTTCCGTTGGTGGCCTTATATCTGCCTCTGGTGTCCGAAGCCGGTGGTTCCCTCATGGGCCTTCTGGCTTTGGCTGTCGGAAGTACGATTGCGGGTAATCTGATGATTCTTGCTGCGGCCAGTAATGTGATAATTATCCAGCGGGCGGAGCAGGAAGGTTACACCTTGAGTTTCAGGACTTTTACTTGGATCGGAATGCCGTTGACGATTCTCCAAACGCTGGTCTACGCCGCGTATCTTGAATAG
- a CDS encoding cytochrome c, with translation MKSRIMVWSLTLLIGWPLTTIGQEPQVDPMQGEVVYQDHCLRCHGIQGKGDGPDAAALVVPPANFQRTESRAKSETDLRSAIIWGLAFSPMHGWWNKLSVEEIRAVTAYIRRIAPFEPSVP, from the coding sequence ATGAAATCGCGCATCATGGTTTGGAGTCTGACACTGCTAATCGGATGGCCCTTAACCACTATAGGCCAGGAACCGCAGGTCGATCCTATGCAAGGCGAGGTTGTGTATCAGGACCACTGCCTGAGGTGCCACGGTATTCAGGGAAAAGGCGATGGACCGGACGCTGCCGCGCTCGTCGTCCCCCCCGCCAATTTTCAACGCACGGAATCCAGGGCCAAATCAGAGACGGACCTCCGTTCAGCAATCATCTGGGGACTGGCCTTCAGTCCTATGCACGGGTGGTGGAACAAACTCAGTGTCGAAGAAATTCGCGCAGTCACCGCCTACATTAGACGAATAGCGCCTTTTGAACCTTCGGTGCCATAA
- a CDS encoding DegQ family serine endoprotease, translated as MMSQSQTSHRWNGRRVVTFMFIGMALLIAGIYLGLGIAGDSSLLPGLSPQLKVGDTSFSDSSPQPLVTGALPLGQQDAQAQSTALIQVAKLARPAVVNISTTGTAKTPETLRSPFFDDPFFRRFFGDEFERRFEPPPSPRQEGGGSGVIVSDDGHIITNNHVIENSDTIQVLLSDKRTFSAKVIGADPKTDLALLKIEAKDLPVLPWGDSHQLQVGEIVMAVGNPFGLSQTVTMGIVSAVGRANVGIVDYEDFIQTDAAINPGNSGGALVNLQGELIGINTAIFSRSGGYMGIGFAIPSNMAKSIQASLIQHGKVVRGWLGVSIQDITPDLQAQFDNPDTQGALVSEVMEDSPAKKAGIQRGDIIRKYDSQTVADTRHLRSLVAESVPDSPVTLHVLRNGTPREFQVTLSEMPKDVRALASTGELRGHHALSGITAESMPLGEKGMKVIKVDPESAAFRAGIREGDIILEINREAVNNVEDFQRLTGKIGSKERVLLLLQRGRSTIFFSITP; from the coding sequence ATGATGAGTCAATCCCAAACAAGTCATAGATGGAATGGACGACGCGTGGTCACCTTCATGTTCATTGGCATGGCCCTGCTGATCGCTGGTATATATTTGGGCCTGGGAATCGCCGGGGACTCAAGTCTCCTGCCAGGCCTCTCACCACAATTGAAGGTTGGCGACACGTCTTTTTCGGATTCCTCGCCACAACCCTTGGTGACCGGGGCGCTCCCATTGGGGCAACAAGACGCCCAGGCTCAGAGCACCGCACTTATTCAGGTAGCCAAGCTGGCGCGTCCCGCTGTGGTCAATATTTCCACAACCGGCACGGCCAAAACCCCGGAAACATTGCGATCACCCTTTTTTGATGATCCCTTTTTCCGTCGATTTTTCGGGGATGAATTTGAGCGGCGTTTCGAACCTCCTCCATCCCCTCGTCAGGAAGGCGGAGGCTCGGGAGTCATTGTGAGTGACGATGGGCATATCATCACCAATAATCATGTGATTGAAAACAGTGATACCATTCAAGTGCTGTTATCCGACAAACGGACTTTTTCAGCCAAGGTCATAGGGGCTGATCCCAAAACAGATCTGGCTCTACTCAAAATAGAGGCCAAGGATCTGCCTGTCTTGCCATGGGGAGATTCCCATCAATTACAGGTCGGTGAAATTGTGATGGCCGTTGGCAATCCCTTCGGGCTAAGCCAGACCGTCACCATGGGAATTGTCAGTGCGGTGGGTCGGGCCAATGTGGGGATTGTCGATTATGAAGACTTCATTCAGACCGATGCGGCAATCAATCCCGGCAATTCGGGTGGGGCCTTAGTGAACCTCCAGGGAGAGTTGATCGGGATCAATACGGCCATTTTCAGCCGCTCCGGGGGATATATGGGCATTGGCTTTGCCATTCCCAGCAACATGGCCAAGTCCATTCAGGCCAGTCTCATTCAGCATGGGAAGGTGGTCAGAGGATGGCTGGGCGTTTCGATTCAGGATATCACGCCGGATCTCCAAGCCCAATTTGATAATCCTGATACGCAGGGTGCCTTGGTCAGCGAAGTGATGGAAGACAGCCCTGCAAAAAAGGCCGGTATCCAACGCGGCGATATCATTCGAAAATATGATTCGCAGACCGTGGCCGACACCCGGCATCTCCGATCTTTGGTGGCGGAAAGTGTGCCCGATTCCCCCGTAACCTTACATGTCCTCCGGAATGGAACCCCCCGTGAATTCCAAGTGACCCTTTCGGAAATGCCTAAAGATGTCAGGGCACTCGCCTCGACGGGAGAATTGAGAGGACATCATGCCTTATCGGGGATCACCGCGGAATCCATGCCCCTAGGGGAAAAGGGCATGAAAGTGATAAAGGTTGATCCCGAGAGCGCCGCTTTCCGGGCCGGCATAAGAGAGGGCGACATTATTCTCGAAATTAACCGTGAAGCCGTCAATAACGTGGAGGACTTTCAACGGTTAACAGGGAAAATCGGATCCAAAGAAAGAGTCTTGCTGCTTCTCCAACGCGGACGGAGCACGATCTTTTTCTCCATTACCCCCTAA
- a CDS encoding J domain-containing protein, translating to MASAQRDLYDILGVKKTVDAKELKKAYRRLARQYHPDLHPGEKKTEMERKFKELNEAYEVLGDEEKRKKYDQYGMNWKEAEAYERARQQGGGAYPGGGPGGFTQGGADFSDIFESMFRQGAQREGAGFRGFAMAGADLEANLPISLREAFTGTRRALNLSDAGGTPRSIEVRIPAGVRDGERLRVKGKGAPGRGGGPPGDLFFHVQIAPHPVFQRKDSDIVVTLPLWPWEAVLGTDIPVPTLSGTVRLKIPAGSQSQQRMRLKGKGLPKRTGGHGDQFVILDIVTPEAPSSEEQQLYEQLAKFDHPDPRSTLLREAANE from the coding sequence ATGGCATCCGCACAACGCGATCTTTACGACATACTGGGAGTCAAAAAAACCGTTGACGCCAAGGAGCTCAAAAAAGCTTATCGTCGACTGGCACGTCAATATCATCCGGATTTACATCCTGGCGAAAAAAAGACGGAAATGGAAAGGAAATTCAAAGAGCTAAACGAAGCCTACGAAGTCCTTGGGGATGAGGAAAAAAGAAAAAAGTACGATCAATACGGCATGAACTGGAAAGAAGCCGAGGCCTATGAACGGGCCCGCCAACAGGGGGGCGGAGCGTATCCGGGGGGAGGGCCTGGCGGGTTTACCCAGGGAGGCGCCGATTTCAGTGATATTTTTGAGAGCATGTTCCGGCAGGGGGCTCAACGGGAAGGGGCCGGTTTTCGTGGCTTCGCGATGGCGGGGGCCGACCTGGAAGCCAATCTGCCGATCTCACTCCGGGAAGCCTTCACCGGCACGCGCCGCGCCTTAAATCTTTCTGATGCCGGTGGAACGCCTCGCTCAATCGAAGTTCGCATTCCAGCCGGCGTTCGAGATGGCGAACGACTTCGGGTGAAAGGAAAAGGCGCGCCCGGTCGCGGAGGAGGACCACCAGGGGATTTATTTTTTCATGTACAAATTGCCCCTCATCCCGTGTTTCAACGCAAAGATTCAGATATTGTAGTCACCCTTCCCCTTTGGCCGTGGGAGGCCGTATTGGGCACCGACATTCCAGTGCCCACGTTATCGGGAACGGTTCGTTTGAAAATTCCCGCCGGGAGCCAGTCCCAACAGCGAATGCGTTTAAAGGGCAAGGGCCTGCCCAAACGAACAGGAGGACATGGAGATCAATTTGTGATTCTGGACATCGTTACCCCTGAGGCTCCTTCTTCCGAGGAACAACAACTCTATGAGCAATTAGCTAAGTTCGATCACCCTGATCCCCGTTCAACCCTTCTTCGTGAGGCCGCCAATGAATGA
- a CDS encoding alpha/beta fold hydrolase, whose product MNFVNGLPVLMVFLMVSGCSQKTISSHEHSRTFDSAIIVVPGYYGTRLVRESDGSLVFISLNQLLFGTQALTIPVPGLGFEETTALKPDAILDAVRVVPLLYSVDVYGSLLERLRSSNNTSRDVIPFTYDWRGDLMDAVHSLDALIRRLRDQEKKDISVVAHSMGGLIVSYYLRYGTQDLDTAVETWEGAGKISRVVMAGVPFLGAMSSFRNMNYGAIFGWNSSLLSYEAYASFPASYYLLPVAESDQLLTPELKPLYGVIRNTGQWRQSKWGLLKHIQTLSKDIVDRRAAYLSFWLRRSEQFLERLHAPLSLPSPYQPSLLYLYAKGTSTLAKGVWTGNPGKSSDSLLFEDPDPLAAGPEGHHPTVYADGDGTVTVSSAWLPEAYRQSFHSILRDYEVGHTELVTTPDIQGDIIKFLDRR is encoded by the coding sequence ATGAACTTCGTGAATGGTCTGCCCGTATTGATGGTGTTCCTTATGGTGTCAGGCTGTAGTCAGAAAACGATTTCCTCACACGAGCATTCCCGGACATTCGATTCGGCGATCATCGTCGTCCCTGGGTATTACGGCACGCGTTTGGTTCGCGAGTCTGATGGCAGTCTGGTGTTTATTTCTCTCAACCAGTTGCTGTTCGGCACGCAGGCATTGACTATTCCCGTGCCCGGCCTAGGTTTTGAAGAAACGACTGCCTTGAAACCCGACGCCATTCTTGATGCGGTCCGTGTCGTTCCGCTCCTCTACTCCGTCGATGTCTATGGTTCATTGCTGGAACGGCTGCGGAGCTCCAACAATACAAGCCGGGACGTGATTCCGTTTACCTATGATTGGCGGGGGGATCTCATGGATGCTGTTCACAGCTTGGACGCCCTCATCCGCAGGCTTCGGGACCAAGAGAAAAAGGATATTTCTGTTGTTGCGCATAGTATGGGCGGTTTGATCGTCAGCTACTATTTACGGTATGGCACCCAGGATCTCGATACGGCGGTGGAGACCTGGGAGGGAGCAGGGAAAATCAGCCGCGTGGTGATGGCCGGCGTCCCATTCCTTGGAGCCATGAGTTCGTTTCGAAACATGAACTATGGGGCGATCTTTGGTTGGAACTCCTCTTTGCTCAGCTATGAGGCTTACGCGTCTTTCCCCGCCAGTTACTATCTCCTGCCGGTTGCCGAATCTGATCAATTGCTCACACCGGAACTGAAGCCCTTATACGGTGTGATCAGAAATACCGGACAGTGGCGACAGTCCAAATGGGGACTGCTCAAGCATATACAAACCTTATCCAAAGACATCGTTGATCGGCGTGCCGCCTACCTGTCCTTTTGGCTTCGTCGATCGGAACAGTTTTTAGAACGACTTCATGCACCTCTCTCTCTGCCAAGCCCCTATCAACCCTCCCTTTTGTACCTGTATGCGAAAGGCACATCGACCTTGGCCAAAGGGGTGTGGACGGGAAACCCTGGAAAGTCCTCTGATTCCTTGTTGTTTGAGGATCCAGACCCCTTAGCCGCAGGTCCTGAAGGGCATCATCCTACTGTCTATGCGGATGGAGATGGAACAGTCACGGTGTCATCCGCTTGGCTTCCGGAAGCCTATCGTCAGAGCTTTCACTCCATCTTACGGGACTATGAGGTTGGACATACTGAATTGGTCACGACCCCGGATATCCAAGGCGATATCATAAAATTTCTCGATAGACGGTAG